In Candidatus Bipolaricaulota bacterium, the genomic window ACTGGATCAACAGAAAAAGGGTTGAAATGTTGGATATGCTCCTTATCGATCAGGTAGGCTCCTTCCCTCCCGTCGGTGCAGATCACCGTCTTTACCCCCGCAGTCAGTAATGTCTCAGCGGCTCTCTCGATCCTGCTTTCATCGGTTAAGGCTACCAGTTCCCCCCGATTCGGAGTAATAATGTCCACTCGTTTTAGGTTTAATTTTCCGAAGTTCTGGGCCGGCGCTGGGTTTAGGATGACCAGAGGTCTCCCCACAGGTAGACGGCGTAACAGGTAGGCTATGGAGGACGAAGGCACCTCAAGCTGGAGGAGGAGCACTTTGGCATTGCTGAGGGAGTTGATGACCCGATCGATATAATCAGTATCCACCCGTGCATTTGCGCCTGGAGTATAGGCGATGGCATTTTCACCATCGCTTACTACCCAGATGCTCGCAATCCCCGACGGGGTACCATCCTCCCGCAACACCCATTCGGTGCTGACTCCGTTGTCACGTAGACCGGAAAGAAGCTCCTCGCCGAATACGTCCGCTCCCACTTTGCCGTAGAAAGATACTTGCCCCCCCATGCGGGCAGCTGCCACCGCCTGGTTAGCACCCTTCCCACCGGGGAACCGGGCAAATCCTTGTGCAATTACGGTTTCGCCGGGCTTCGGGAACCGTTCCATTCGGGTTACGAAATCCATGTTGATGCTGCCGAACACAGCGATCTCTGGAGCTGAACACATCCACATCCTCCTTGACAGCCTTCGTTATTGGAATAACGAGCACGTATGGTTGGTTCCTTCAATGCATCGCTCGCTATTCAGGCCACCATTATACTTGTAAAATCCCGATTTGTTTTAACTACTTGTTCCCAAATTGCTCCTCGGCTCGGGTGAAGGCCTTGTCAAAGATCTCCAATGCGCGGTCGATCGTCTGCCGTCGGATGGTGAGTGGCGGGATCAGTTGGAATCGGTTGTGAAAGTATCCCCCTTTTTCGAACACCATTCCCTCCTTGACGCACTCCCGGGTTACGAACAACGCCTCCTCCGGTGCTGGCTCTCGCGTTACCTGGTCGCGCACCAGCTCTAGCCCGATGTAGATTCCCTTGGCGTTGATGTTCCCGATCAGCGGATGGCGCTGCTGCAACTCGCG contains:
- the rbsK gene encoding ribokinase → MCSAPEIAVFGSINMDFVTRMERFPKPGETVIAQGFARFPGGKGANQAVAAARMGGQVSFYGKVGADVFGEELLSGLRDNGVSTEWVLREDGTPSGIASIWVVSDGENAIAYTPGANARVDTDYIDRVINSLSNAKVLLLQLEVPSSSIAYLLRRLPVGRPLVILNPAPAQNFGKLNLKRVDIITPNRGELVALTDESRIERAAETLLTAGVKTVICTDGREGAYLIDKEHIQHFNPFSVDPVDTTAAGDAFNGALAAALAKGRSVEEAVLWANAAGALATTRRGAQPSLPTATEVETLLHDSPVVP